The Polluticoccus soli sequence CATCGTTGATATCATCGCGACGGTAGTCTTCGTACAGGTTGTCGTCGAAGCAGTCTGCACCGTTCCAATCCATCCAGTTAAAGTGACGTACTTTATAAGGACAGTTGTTCGCGCAATATTTAGTACCGATACAACGGTTATAAGCCATTTGGTTCAAACCTTCGCTGCTGTGGTTGGTAGCAGATACCGGGCATACGTTTTCGCAAGGTGCGTTATCGCAGTGCTGGCACATCATCGGCTGGAATACGGTCTGGATAGTATCCGGATCGTCTGGCATACCGCTGAAGTAACGGTCGATACGCAGCCAGTGCATTTCTTGCGACTTGATCACGTGTTTTTTACCTACAACCGATACGTTGTTCTCGGCCTGGCAGCCTATAACGCAGGCGCCGCAACCGATACAGCTATTCAGGTCGATTGACATACCCCAGTGGATGCCAACGTGCTCGTAGTTAGGATACAGTGTACCATTCTCACGGAAGCCTTGTTCGTCGAGGCCTCCAGCATGAGCACCGTGCTCTGCAGAAGCGACTTCACCATGAGGTGCAGCTTCGCCGTGGCCGGCTTCAGCACCGTGACCTTCCGGAGTTACCCAAGCCAGGTGAGAGTAGTGACCGATCTCGTTCTTACGCTCTTCCAGCAGCTGACCAGGGTTCTTCTTGAATTCGTCGAAAGTGTATTCGCGAATGATCGGACGACCTTCGTAGCTGTGGTGGGTCTGCGTGATGGCTACATCGTATGTACCTGCAGATTTTTCTATAGTAGCTGGTGAGCTGTAGCTGAATGTCTGACCGTTGAAAGCGATGAAAGGATATGCATTCTTACCGGTGTTGGCAGCTGCACGACCTACTTTCTCGTTACGGCCATAACCTACAGCGATGGCTACAACGTCGTTGTGCATACCTGGTACTACTACCATTGGCAGCTCCATTTCAACGTTGTTAGCTTTTACTTTCAGCAGGCGCTTAGCAGGCACAACTTCAGTAATGCTGGTCAGTTCTTCGCCCAGTTCTTTTGCTTTCTTAGGAGATACGCAAGCGTAGTTGTCCCAGGTAGCTTTTGTTATCGGATCAGGCATTTCCTGCAGCCATGGGTTGTTACTCCATGAGCCACCGTGGCCTATTGATATTTTTTGGTAGATAGCCAGCTCCATTCCTGATGCTGGTTTCTGTGCAGCGATAGCCGAGATAGCACCTGCAACGTTGCCCGCTGCTGCACCACCGCCTATTGCCATTTCGCCTGCTGGTTCGATCACGCCGTCCTGGAGTGCCTGGTCAAATGTTTGCTGGCCACCCAGTTTACCCATCCAGTACTGTTTCCAGAAGTCTGCATAAGTAGTAGTGTTACCTGCCCATGTCAGCAGGCTGTCCTGGAACGCACGTGTTTTGAACAGTGGCGCGATACCCGGCTGCATCAGGCTGTAATAACCTGGCTTAGGTTCTGCATCACCCCAGCTTTCCAGGAAGTGATGATCAGGAACTGCGTATGTGCAAAGCTGTGCGGTCTCATCCATCCTGTCGGCGAATGATACAGTCACGGGAACTTTCTTCATTGCTGCTGCAAACTTCTGACCGAAGGCGAAGTCGTAAGCAGGGTTAACACCGTGTATCAGCAGGGTACCTACCTGGCCAGCTTCCATTGCGTTCATTACAGCAACGAGGTCAGCTTCTACACCTTGCTTGGTGTTGTTGGTCAATGCCCAGTTTACAGTAGTGCCGTTAGCGCCGATAGCAGCGTTGATAGCATTTACTACAGTCTGAACATTTACATCGTTCGAACCGCATACTACCAAGCCGTTACCAGCTTTCAGGTCGTTTGCAGCTTTTACGATGAGGTTATTAAGATTTTTGCTTGCGAAGGCAGGAGCTGTACCGTTGATAGCGTTGTAAAGAGCAACAACTACCGCACCTGTTTCAGATGGCTTGATGGTAGCACGGTGGTCAGCTTTTGCACCGGTGATAGTGTGCATCGATTCAACCTGGTAATGCTTAGACATTACCGGATTTTTCACGCTCACTTTACGGCCTACACTGTATTGTTTTGCAAATTCTATTGGAGACAACCATGTACCGAGGAAGTCTGCACCAATGCTCACGATGGTCTTAGCCTTGTCGAAATGGAACGAAGGCAGCGCACGTTTGCCGGTAGCAGCTTCAGCGGCCAGCAGCATACCAGAGTACGACATCGGGTCGTAAACCACGTGTTTTACGTTAGGGTATTTTGCTATAAACTGGCTGATGATCTCTTTTGTGGTCGGGCTGATGATTGTAGAAGTCAGCAGGTAAGCCTGGCCCTGTGCAGAAGCAAGACCTTCCATTACTTTACGGTCGATAGCCTCAAACGTAGCTTCCTGACCGGCAGCCAGCGGCTGGCGCAGACGGGTCTTGTCATACAGGTTCAGTACAGAAGCCTGCACACGGGCTGAAGTACCGCCGCGTGTGATAGACGACTTTTCGTTACCTTCTATCTTGATAGGACGACCATCGCGCGTTTTGATAACGATAGCGCAGTAGTCGCCGCCATCTACGTATGTAGAAGCGTAATAGTTAGGAACACCTGGTGTAATATCCTCTGGTTTGATAGCGTATGGGATAGCCCTGCGAACAGGCATCTCACAGCTTGCAGCCAGGGTTGCAGCCACGGTGCTGAAACCTAAGAATTTCAAAAAGTCGCGGCGGGGAGTGGCAGCATCCAGGAATTTGTCGCTCACGTCAAACGGCAGCGATTCCTTGAATTCGTTGTCAACCACCTCTTTGTGAGCTGTACTATCGTTCAGCTCTTCAAGCCCCTTCCAATATTGTTTTTGACTCATACGGTTTGATCCGGTATAAATGTGTTTCCGAATAATTTTAAACTATGTTGTTTCCCTGGTGAATGGCCACTACTAGTAGTGACATTTCTGACATTCCAATCCGCCGATGTCCTCCACAGTTACGCCATCACGTTTACCGGCTTTGATCTCGTTGTGATATTTCTCGAAAATGCTGTAGTAGTTGTTTTCAGCAAACTGCACCTGTGTTTGACGGTGGCAGTTGATACACCAGCCCATTGAAAGCGGAGCAGCCTGGTAAACTTCATCCATTTCTTCAATGCTACCATGGCAACGCTGGCACTGGATCTTACCTACTGCTACGTGCTGTGAGTGGTTGAAGTAAACGTGGTCTGGCAGGTTGTGGATCTTCACCCATTTAACAGGTGTAGCTTTGATATTGCCATTCGCGTCGCGGATGTAGTCCTTCTTTGCAGGATCCCAGCCAGCATATTTGTACAGCTTCTGGATCTCTTTGGTACCATCTACCCTTTCACCTTCAGCTGTGTACAGCGGATGATCTGCATCGCCAGTGTATTCGCTGATCGATTTGTGACAGTTCATACACATGTTAGGAGAAGGGATCATAGCCTGGCGGCTCTTCTCAGCACCTGCGTGGCAATACAAACAGTTGATCTGGTTGATACCTGCGTGCACTTTGTGCGAGTAGAATACCGGTTGTTCAGGCTGGTAGTTTTGTTGACGACCCATTTCAATGGCGCCGTTCACTATCCAGTAACCAGCTGCGATGAATGCAATGATAACAGCCATAGCGATGAATACCTTGTTGCGATACAAAGGAATTTCTTCGCTGCTTGCCTGGCCTTCTTTTTGCTCAGCCACCTTACGCAGGCCGCTGTTAACGCGCCACAGGATGATAGCAAGTACTAATAATATAAGTGTGATAACTGTATACAGCCATCCGTTGCTTTCCTTAGCTTCGGTAGTTGCAGTAGCACCTGCAGCAGGACCAGCAGCTGAAGGCGGCTCAACTGAGTTTACATAAGTAACGATAGCATCGATCTCATCGTTGGTCAACGAAGGGAACGGGGTCATTGGAATTTTACCCCATTTGTTGTAGATATCGTTGGCATACTTATCGCCAGCTTGTACCAGCTTCTGCGATCCGTGTACCCAATCGTGCAACCACTCTTTGCTAGGCACACGCGAATCGACACCTTTCAGGGCAGGGCCTGTGGCATCCTTCAGCGGGTTGTGACAGCTGGCGCAGTTCGATTGGAACAAAGCCTTCCCATCTGGGGCGGCAAAAGAAGAGACGTGGAAAACGACCAGGGCAATTACGGTAGCAAATATGCTCTGGGCGATCCTCCGGAACATTGGCTTATTTGATTCTGACACAGGAATAAATTTGAAAATTAACGTTCCTTTTTGACAAAGCGTGGGCAAAACTACAACACAATGACGAAAGTTTATACACATTTGTTAAAAAATGTTTTTCAATACTGGCGCGGGTTTCAGAGGATATTTTGTTCATGACAATGTATCAATGTCATTCTATTGTCAGCAAAAAACCCCTTTTGTTTTCCCCACATTTTGATGCTTTTAGCTTCACTGATTTAACGCAAACTTCATTAGATAGAGCCCGTACGGCCGCCATCAACAGGTATGCTGGTTCCATTAATATAGCCAGCAGCGCCCGATGCGAGGAACGCGATCAGCGACGCGATCTCCTCCGGCTGACCAAATCGTTTGGCAGGTATCTCCTCCAACATCTCCTTTTCAACTTCTTCTTGCCCCATCCCGGTTTTAGAGGCTTTATTATTAATAATAGCGTCAAGCCGGCCTGTAGCTGTGGCTCCAGGCAGCACGTTATTTACGGTAATACCGAATTGCCCCAACTCATTGGCCATGGTCTTAGCCCACGATGCCACCGCCCCTCGAATGGTATTGGAAACACCCAATCCCTTTAGTGGTATCTTAACAGAAGTAGAGATAACGTTGATGATACGGCCATAACCCGCCTGTTTCATACCACTCATCACTGCGGTAGTCAAAATATGATTGCACACCAGGTGCTGGTTGAACGCCGCCAGGAAAGCCTCGGGCTTTGCATCCACTATAGGTCCGGCAGCAGGGCCACCGCTATTGTTTACCAATATGTGCACTGTAGTTTGCTGCACCAGTTTGCCCACTTGCTCGCCTACCTGTTGCGGCTGCGAAAAATCGGCCACGAGGTAGCTGTGTTTTTGACCCTTAGAGCTATCTAGTTCCGCAACTGCTTTTTTCAGCGCTTCTTCGTTGCGGGCAATGAGCACACAGTTGGCGCCGAGGCTGGCCAGCGATTGCGCCGAAGCGAAACCTATACCCTGGGTACTGCCGGCTATCAGCGCGGTTTTACCCTCAAGGCTTAGTGATAACATAATTGAGATTTGGCGCGAATTTAGCAATTCCGCTAATTGGGTAGCTATTTTTCTGCTTTGGGCTTTAGCGCATACTTGACGGAGACCAACCCGGTATCATAGGTTTTCGACTCCAGCAACTCCAGTTGCACGCGGCCGTTTATGTTCTGAAACAAAGGTTTACCTGCACCCAGCAATATAGGGTGTATCGATAACCACAGTTCATCAACCAGTCCGACATTCATCAGAGAAGTAGTAAGCGCCGCACCACCAAATAGCCAGATGTCTTTACCCTCCTGATTTTTGATGCCTTTCACTGCAGATTCAAAATCACCGGATATCACAGTGATCCCTTCATCGAGCCCGACAACAGTATTGGAAAAAACATACTCTTTGACCTTTGGCATCCAGTCTGGTTCTGCATCTTTATTAGCCAGCAACACTTCATGGCTCTTTCTGCCAATGAATGCAGTATCTATTCGTTTGAAGAATTCCGACAAACCATAATCCTGGTCTGTAAAACACCAATCGTATTCACCATTAGGACCTTCAATAAAACCGTCGAGGCTGACTGCGAGGCCGAGGATAACTTTGCGCATAGTTGTAGAATTTGCTTCGCGAAAATAGGAATTGCAGTAACGAAAAAGCCACTCCTTCGAGTGGCTTTTATATCAATAAACTTCTCCGTTGGTTTTGTAACGCGCCAGCCTTTTGTCTGATCGTACCAACTTATCGTGAATGGCGTTTTTTTCTTTCGATGTAAGTACTCCGTCCAGTTCGTATTTCTCCAGCGTATTCTTAATTGTTTGCTGTTCCATCATCAGCTTCTCATACTCGCGGTCGGTGATCTTTTTGCTTTTGAGCGCCGCCTTGATCGTTTTCTCCTGCGATTTCAATTTGCCTTTAAAATCCTGCGCGTTCGCCTGCATTGTAACTGCTGCAGCAAACACTAAGAGTGTGTATACCTTTCTGTACATATCGTTCTGAGTTTTTGGGGATGCTAAAATAATACAGAAAGGTTTGTTTTAATAGTTGCGAAAACGCGCAAGGGCGGCGCCTTAGCACCGCCCCTACACAAATATCTTTATCGTCTACTTTAACTCACAACTCGTAGGCGTACATACTTCCTCATCTTTCTTTGCATCTTTACCGCTACCCGGAAGTGTCGCATCCACCTTCTCAACTTTCACCGATTCTTCTTCTTTAACACTTCCGGGCTTGCACGAATACAGGGTTAACACCAAACCCAGTATCGCTGTTACTATAGCCGTTACTATCAAACCTTTCCACTTCATCGCACGTATGAACGCCAACAATCTCATTACTCATCTATTTAGTCTAACACACAAATCCGTTACATGAGTATAAAAGAGCGTGCCAGCCCATCAGGAAGGCGTTAACGAAAACAAAAAAAGCGCGCAGATACTTGCGCGCTTCTATTTAACAGTAAAAAACGAGTAGTTAGTCGTCGCCCTTGCTTTGCTCAAACATATAGGTATTGGTGGTCTTGCCCCAATACGGTTTTGTAATGTCCTCGCTTGATTCTTTTGCAAACAGGCCATCAGCTTTTTCAAAATAAGGAAGGGCTGCTTTCTTGCCACCGCCAAACATTTTTGGTGTGAAGAATTTGCTCATGCCGCGCAGGTGGTAGATACGTGGATTGTTCGGATTAACCTCTTTTGCTTTGTCGAGATTCTCGTCAAACACCTTACCGTATTTCTGCCAGCGGGCTTGTGGTTTTACGGCCATGCGTGCGTTGGCCAGCATGCCGCGCAATACATACGTTTCATCATTGTCTTTGCCCAACAGGCTCACGGTTTCATCCAGCTCTTTGTCAGCTTCGTCCAGGTATGCATCGCGCTTGCTTTCTTCTTTCTCCATATAAGAGAGTATGCCTTTGCTGTATGCATTGTAATAGTGCGTCGACCATTCGCTACCCCATTTTTTCGAGATCATGGCAAACTTGTTGCTGGCGTCTACTTTCTTTTGAAAATCCTGCGTAGTATCAAAAGCGATAAATGTTTTTTGCAGTGCATCCTGGAAAGTTGCCTGCGCTTTGCAATTAACTAGGCCCAATGCTATCAGGGCTGTGAGTAAAATGTAACGTGTCATGTTATTTGTGATTTACGATTTTTGATTTGTTATCGATGATTGTGAATTCACTACAGTTCGTCTTTGTCAAACTCCGTGAGTGAGAAGTTTACACCTACGAATACAGAACGGTACAGAGCCGGACGCGTCGGAATAGCCTGTCCACCGCTGTACCTGTAGCCAAATACATTCTTGGCATTCGTCACATTGTCAACACCACCATAGATCACAGTAAACCATTTTTTTATCGAAGTCAGGTAGTTGATAGCGATAGAGAGGTTATGGTATTCCGGTGTGCGACCACTCATAAATGCTACTTCGGGGTCTGGGTTGAAATAAGGCCTTCCGCTCGAATAGCTATAGGTAGTATTGATCTGCGTCTGCCATTTAGGTATAAAGTATTTGGTTACGATATTCAGATTATGAGTGGCAATAAAGTCTGGTTGAACTTCTTCCAGGTAGTTCCGATAGATGCGGCGGGTATCTATATAGCTATATGAGATCCAGTAATCAGCATTTTTGATGCTCTTTTTGTCGCGCCAGAAAAGCTCAGCACCGGTAGCATAGCCATCACCTGTATTGCTGACCGGGCCCGCTATCGTCCTTTGAGCAAGTGCTGCGGGATTGAACGGCATGTTGCCAAGTTCGCGTACCAGCTGGTCATAATCTTTATAGTAACCCTCTATGCGCAATATGCGGTCGTTCTTCATCAGCTGGTAGTTAGCTATGTAGTGGATAGAACGTTGCAATCCAGGTTTATAATCCTGCAGGAAATATTGGGGATCTGCTATCTGGTAGAAGATGCCACTGGCTACTGAGAACTGTCCGTTCTTGCCAGCTTTAATAGCTAATGCCAGGCGTGGCGACACTGAATTTTGCTCCAGCAGGCCACTATGCTCATAACGTACTCCTGGCTTAAATGCCAGCCAATAAATAGGTGTCCAGTCAGCTTCTGCATATCCCGCAACTTGCGTTTCAGTAAACTCAGTTTTGAAAGTATCGAATGCCTGGTGGTACGTAAAGTTTTGAACCTCGGTACCGGCCAATATACTCAGCCTGCTGTTCACATACCTTTTTGCTTCTGCGCGAAATTGTGCACGGTCATCCTTGTTCAATATGTTCAAAGTATTTGCCTTAATATCATCCTGGTTTTTAGTGTACGAACCCGCAACATACAGGTTCCATTTTTCCTTCAGCATCTGCCTGTACGACACAATACCGTATCCATATTGGTTCTTCACCCCAAAGTCCAGGGTCTCAGTCTCTTTACCTTGCGCAGGATTGGGCACACGTGTTCCACTGCTGAAGGTGGTATAATTCACCAAAGCTTTGATGATACCATCCTTGTTTGGTTTGTGAACATATCTCGCTGAACCGCCACCGCCTTTAGGCACATCATAAAAATCCATGTTGGTTTTCGCTATGCCGTAAAAAGGTGAGAGGTTATTGTAATAGGCCGAACCTTCTAGGCTGGTATTCTTCAACAACTTGGCACCGGAGAAATAGACACCGGCCATATTGATACCGGTATTGATCGTGCTTTTATCGGGCATGTCGTTGCTATTCAATTCCAGTACTGACGACAGAGCCTGTCCGTAACGTGCACTGTAACCGCCGCTGCTGAATGCAACGCCTTTAAACTGAAAGGGACCGAAACGACTGCGCGCCGCAACACCCGGCGCAGTACTAAAGAAAGCGTTTTGCGCTATCAGCCCGTCTACCACGAAAGCAGCCTCGCTGGCATCACCACCGCGCACAAACAGGCCTGTCTGCGTGCCTTGCTGTTGCGTACCCGGTAACGTCTGGATAGCTTTTACCACATCGGCCTGTGAACCTGCAGTAGTCACAATGTCCAGCGAACTGAGTACTGTTTTACCTTTATCCGATGCTTCAAAAGAGCCTGCTGTCACCACTACTTCATCCAGCTTCTTAGGCGCTTCCTTCATTTTCAGCACAATATCCTTTACATCACCATTGACCGTGATGGGCAATCCCGCGTTTTCATGCCCCACTTCTGAAGCAACGAGGGTTTGGGCACCTTTTTCCTCGGTAGTAAAACTGAAAGCCCCTGTGCTGTCGCTGGTAGCCCCATCTATGGTATTATCCAGGTAAATGCTGGCATTGCGCACCGGTACATTCTTCTGGTCTACAACACGCCCGCTGATAACAGATTGGGCATTTGTGGCTGTTACAGATAACACCACAAAGCCAAGCGCTTTGAGTGTGATAAGTTTATTGCGTAAAGCTTGTTTCATAAAAACATTCAATTCTTTCTAAATATGGTGCAAATCTACACATGACGTAGCCATGACAGAAAAGAGTTTCGGCAAAACGGGGCGGTTTGTCGGTAAACGAGGGAAAATAAGCGGTGAAACAGCCAAAAATGTTAAGGTTCTGTTGGCACACGGTACTTCCCACGGATGTGGCACGACCTTTTTTACTTCTAATACGAAGACGGATTTGAACTGTCAGACCGCTTCGAAAGACATTATCAAGATCTTTTAAATTTTCCCTCCTGTCATGTCGGGCGGTAGCCTGGATTGTAGTTTTCTTCTCTTGTGTTAGCTGCCACCCGACATGACATACTCTCCTTTCTATTGTTGTATTTTTATTGTATATTTGTAGTAAATATGATCTGGTGAACCTTTTCGTTATGGTCATGCTACTTATCCCGGAAATATCTCCACTTCCGCACCACCATCCGGAAAAAACTAACTTGTCACCTAACAATCTGCAACATTTTTATTGCGACAAACGTTTGACAATCAATTCATAGAAATAAAAATCATTATACCAAACCCGTTATTTCAAACTCCAAATACCGTGTTTTCACGGTGGCCAGACCGCTGATACTCAATATCTTTAGGTCGATCAACATTATTCACACAACAAACAAACACTTGATTATGAGCACTACAACCGGTACGACAATTGGCGCCCCCGTTTCCATTGAGGAAGCGAACCAGTACATTACAAACCACATCGACGGATATTTTAATCCTGGTCATTACCCTGTTAAGTCCTTCAGCTACGATGCAGGATTACTGCGCGATTATCTGAATGCCAATCCAAACATTGAGAACGTGAAGATCGTACTCGGCGTTAGACCAGACGAAGGCGGGACAAATGCTCCAACGTTAGTACTAGTTGGATATGACGTACATGGCAATTACATAAAAACAGCTGACAACATGGTACTTGACCAGGCTATTTCATGTCCTCACGCTTGTCCAACGGTTGGCCCAGCTTCACAAGATCTTATTAGCTAATGACTCAGCTCATACTAACGGTTTATATCGCAATTCTATTTTTTGCAACCCTGGTAGGTTTGTTCAGGTACTCTTCGCTGGACAAAGCTACCAGGCTGTTAGTATGGTATATTTGCTTCACTTTCCTTACCGAAACAGCCGGTATGATCATAGCTGTTTTTTATAAACACCACAACGCGTTTCTCTATCATTTTTATTCCGTCCTGCAGTTTTCTTTAATAACCCTTTATTTCAACTTCTCTGAGGAGCGTAAAACTGTAAATAAAGCTGGCTGGATCATTGCTATCGCCGGTGTCGTTGCCTGCATCCTTAATACCGTTTTTCTCCAGCCTCTAA is a genomic window containing:
- a CDS encoding dihydrofolate reductase family protein yields the protein MRKVILGLAVSLDGFIEGPNGEYDWCFTDQDYGLSEFFKRIDTAFIGRKSHEVLLANKDAEPDWMPKVKEYVFSNTVVGLDEGITVISGDFESAVKGIKNQEGKDIWLFGGAALTTSLMNVGLVDELWLSIHPILLGAGKPLFQNINGRVQLELLESKTYDTGLVSVKYALKPKAEK
- a CDS encoding c-type cytochrome → MFRRIAQSIFATVIALVVFHVSSFAAPDGKALFQSNCASCHNPLKDATGPALKGVDSRVPSKEWLHDWVHGSQKLVQAGDKYANDIYNKWGKIPMTPFPSLTNDEIDAIVTYVNSVEPPSAAGPAAGATATTEAKESNGWLYTVITLILLVLAIILWRVNSGLRKVAEQKEGQASSEEIPLYRNKVFIAMAVIIAFIAAGYWIVNGAIEMGRQQNYQPEQPVFYSHKVHAGINQINCLYCHAGAEKSRQAMIPSPNMCMNCHKSISEYTGDADHPLYTAEGERVDGTKEIQKLYKYAGWDPAKKDYIRDANGNIKATPVKWVKIHNLPDHVYFNHSQHVAVGKIQCQRCHGSIEEMDEVYQAAPLSMGWCINCHRQTQVQFAENNYYSIFEKYHNEIKAGKRDGVTVEDIGGLECQKCHY
- a CDS encoding SDR family oxidoreductase, giving the protein MLSLSLEGKTALIAGSTQGIGFASAQSLASLGANCVLIARNEEALKKAVAELDSSKGQKHSYLVADFSQPQQVGEQVGKLVQQTTVHILVNNSGGPAAGPIVDAKPEAFLAAFNQHLVCNHILTTAVMSGMKQAGYGRIINVISTSVKIPLKGLGVSNTIRGAVASWAKTMANELGQFGITVNNVLPGATATGRLDAIINNKASKTGMGQEEVEKEMLEEIPAKRFGQPEEIASLIAFLASGAAGYINGTSIPVDGGRTGSI
- a CDS encoding TAT-variant-translocated molybdopterin oxidoreductase, which encodes MSQKQYWKGLEELNDSTAHKEVVDNEFKESLPFDVSDKFLDAATPRRDFLKFLGFSTVAATLAASCEMPVRRAIPYAIKPEDITPGVPNYYASTYVDGGDYCAIVIKTRDGRPIKIEGNEKSSITRGGTSARVQASVLNLYDKTRLRQPLAAGQEATFEAIDRKVMEGLASAQGQAYLLTSTIISPTTKEIISQFIAKYPNVKHVVYDPMSYSGMLLAAEAATGKRALPSFHFDKAKTIVSIGADFLGTWLSPIEFAKQYSVGRKVSVKNPVMSKHYQVESMHTITGAKADHRATIKPSETGAVVVALYNAINGTAPAFASKNLNNLIVKAANDLKAGNGLVVCGSNDVNVQTVVNAINAAIGANGTTVNWALTNNTKQGVEADLVAVMNAMEAGQVGTLLIHGVNPAYDFAFGQKFAAAMKKVPVTVSFADRMDETAQLCTYAVPDHHFLESWGDAEPKPGYYSLMQPGIAPLFKTRAFQDSLLTWAGNTTTYADFWKQYWMGKLGGQQTFDQALQDGVIEPAGEMAIGGGAAAGNVAGAISAIAAQKPASGMELAIYQKISIGHGGSWSNNPWLQEMPDPITKATWDNYACVSPKKAKELGEELTSITEVVPAKRLLKVKANNVEMELPMVVVPGMHNDVVAIAVGYGRNEKVGRAAANTGKNAYPFIAFNGQTFSYSSPATIEKSAGTYDVAITQTHHSYEGRPIIREYTFDEFKKNPGQLLEERKNEIGHYSHLAWVTPEGHGAEAGHGEAAPHGEVASAEHGAHAGGLDEQGFRENGTLYPNYEHVGIHWGMSIDLNSCIGCGACVIGCQAENNVSVVGKKHVIKSQEMHWLRIDRYFSGMPDDPDTIQTVFQPMMCQHCDNAPCENVCPVSATNHSSEGLNQMAYNRCIGTKYCANNCPYKVRHFNWMDWNGADCFDDNLYEDYRRDDINDDLTRMVLNPDVTVRSRGVMEKCTFCVQRLQDAKLTAKKEGRPMKDGEARTACQQACPTEAILFGNVNDKASAIYKLRNEDQKERTYYVLEQIHTLPNVNYLSNIRNTEVILAGDETKDGLLKAHI
- a CDS encoding TonB-dependent receptor, yielding MKQALRNKLITLKALGFVVLSVTATNAQSVISGRVVDQKNVPVRNASIYLDNTIDGATSDSTGAFSFTTEEKGAQTLVASEVGHENAGLPITVNGDVKDIVLKMKEAPKKLDEVVVTAGSFEASDKGKTVLSSLDIVTTAGSQADVVKAIQTLPGTQQQGTQTGLFVRGGDASEAAFVVDGLIAQNAFFSTAPGVAARSRFGPFQFKGVAFSSGGYSARYGQALSSVLELNSNDMPDKSTINTGINMAGVYFSGAKLLKNTSLEGSAYYNNLSPFYGIAKTNMDFYDVPKGGGGSARYVHKPNKDGIIKALVNYTTFSSGTRVPNPAQGKETETLDFGVKNQYGYGIVSYRQMLKEKWNLYVAGSYTKNQDDIKANTLNILNKDDRAQFRAEAKRYVNSRLSILAGTEVQNFTYHQAFDTFKTEFTETQVAGYAEADWTPIYWLAFKPGVRYEHSGLLEQNSVSPRLALAIKAGKNGQFSVASGIFYQIADPQYFLQDYKPGLQRSIHYIANYQLMKNDRILRIEGYYKDYDQLVRELGNMPFNPAALAQRTIAGPVSNTGDGYATGAELFWRDKKSIKNADYWISYSYIDTRRIYRNYLEEVQPDFIATHNLNIVTKYFIPKWQTQINTTYSYSSGRPYFNPDPEVAFMSGRTPEYHNLSIAINYLTSIKKWFTVIYGGVDNVTNAKNVFGYRYSGGQAIPTRPALYRSVFVGVNFSLTEFDKDEL